A region from the Coffea eugenioides isolate CCC68of chromosome 9, Ceug_1.0, whole genome shotgun sequence genome encodes:
- the LOC113782275 gene encoding berberine bridge enzyme-like 18 has product MVTSGSSLFSHLSFLILALAILQADASRIHDDYLNCLQSQNSNSVSTIAYTPRNTSYSSILQSTEQNLRPASTSLFKPTLILTPLHSSQIQAAIRCARKHEIQIRVRSGGHDYEGLSYASTSPFVIVDLRNISSISVDRENRTAWVEAGATLGQLYYKIGETSRELAFVAGACPTVGVGGHFSGGGYSMLSRKFGLSVDHIIDAKIIDVNGQILDRRSMGEDLFWAIRGGGGASFGIIIAWKVSLVSVPEKVTVFNLTKTSDQNATQLVYQWQHIADKIDENLLIRLFITSSNSPQTGKKSIVVSFTSLFLGGVDQLLSLMQKSFPELGLAKEDCIEMSWVESTVYFANIPGAASVEVLLDRNSSKSYFKGKSDYVKKPISVKGLEGLWKRLFAEEEEDMEAHFQLQFSPYGGMMSEISESATPFPHRRGNIFMIHYVAGWDEKGNAESKRHVNWTRRVYSYMAAYVSKFPRAAYLNYRDLDLGVNKIKGNTSYIQASIWGTKYFNQNFDRLVHVKTKVDPSNFFRNEQSIPPLS; this is encoded by the coding sequence ATGGTGACTTCCGGCAGTTCATTGTTTTCTCATCTCTCATTTCTCATACTTGCATTAGCCATCCTACAGGCTGACGCATCAAGAATTCACGATGATTATCTTAACTGCCTACAATCTCAAAACTCAAACTCCGTATCTACCATTGCTTACACCCCAAGAAACACATCATATTCATCCATATTGCAATCCACGGAGCAAAACTTACGTCCCGCATCAACCTCTCTATTCAAGCCAACTCTCATCCTTACACCACTTCATTCATCCCAGATCCAGGCGGCAATACGCTGTGCCAGGAAACATGAAATTCAAATCAGAGTCCGGAGTGGTGGACATGATTATGAGGGTCTTTCCTATGCTTCAACAAGCCCTTTTGTCATTGTTGATCTTAGAAACATTAGCTCGATATCAGTTGACAGGGAAAATCGTACGGCATGGGTTGAAGCAGGGGCAACTCTTGGCCAACTTTACTACAAAATCGGTGAGACAAGTAGGGAACTCGCATTCGTTGCTGGTGCTTGTCCCACAGTAGGCGTTGGAGGACACTTCAGCGGAGGAGGCTATAGCATGTTGTCACGTAAATTTGGGTTGTCAGTCGATCATATTATTGATGCCAAAATTATTGACGTGAACGGTCAAATTTTGGATAGAAGGTCTATGGGTGAGGATCTATTTTGGGCAATCAGAGGAGGTGGTGGAGCAAGTTTTGGGATCATCATTGCATGGAAAGTAAGTCTTGTTTCTGTTCCTGAAAAGGTAACAGTTTTTAATCTAACCAAGACGTCGGATCAAAATGCAACTCAGCTAGTATATCAGTGGCAGCACATTGCAGACAAGATTGATGAAAATTTACTAATTAGGCTCTTCATAACGAGTTCCAATTCTCCCCAAACCGGAAAGAAATCCATAGTAGTTTCATTTACTTCTTTGTTCCTCGGTGGAGTTGATCAGCTCCTTTCCTTGATGCAAAAAAGCTTCCCAGAACTGGGATTAGCAAAAGAAGATTGCATTGAAATGAGCTGGGTCGAGTCCACAGTCTACTTTGCCAACATTCCTGGAGCTGCTTCGGTTGAGGTCCTTCTGGATAGGAATTCGTCCAAGTCATATTTCAAAGGAAAGTCAGACTATGTAAAGAAACCAATTTCAGTAAAAGGTCTTGAAGGATTATGGAAAAGGCTCTttgcagaagaagaagaagacatgGAGGCACATTTCCAGCTACAGTTTAGTCCTTATGGAGGAATGATGAGTGAAATCTCAGAATCTGCAACACCCTTCCCTCATAGGAGAGGGAACATTTTCATGATACATTATGTAGCGGGATGGGACGAAAAAGGCAATGCAGAATCCAAGAGACATGTGAATTGGACAAGAAGAGTTTATAGCTATATGGCTGCCTACGTATCAAAGTTTCCAAGAGCTGCATATTTGAATTATAGGGATCTTGACTTGGGAGTCAATAAAATCAAAGGCAATACAAGCTATATACAAGCTAGCATTTGGGGGACTAaatatttcaaccaaaattttgACAGATTGGTGCATGTGAAGACTAAAGTGGATCCAAGTAATTTCTTCAGAAATGAGCAAAGCATTCCTCCGTTGTCATAA